Genomic segment of Mucilaginibacter sabulilitoris:
GTTAGTTTTTTGTTAAAAAAAATGCAAAAGTGTGTTGAACTATTGCAGCATCCGCTCCACGAATTAAATTTGCTTATATCCTAATTGATTTAAAAATGATTGGCCATTTGACACTTGAACAGAAACTGCAAGGAGTGATTTTAGTGATTATTTGCTTTGTTGCTATCGCGAACTATCTGATTTAATAATAGCGAAACCGAACAGTGAGAAAATTTAAGGTGCTTTTTTAAGCACCTTTTTTTTGTGATTATATGTTAATTTAATGTTATGGATTGCGGGTTTGTCCGTTACCTCTAACTATCCATTTATAACTTGTTAATTCGTCAAGACCCATCGGCCCCCGGGCGTGTAACTTTTGTGTGCTGATGCCAATTTCGGCCCCTAAACCAAACTGGGCACCATCTGTAAAGGCAGTTGATACATTGGCGTACACAGCCGCCGCATCTACATCATTTAAAAATGTTGCTATATGATCAGCATTTTCGGATATGATAGCCTCACTGTGTTTGGATCCATTTACCGCTATATGCTCAAGGGCCTGCGTAAAACTATCCACCGTTTTAATGGCCATTTTCATTGACAAAAATTCGGTACCAAAATGTTCCGGATCGGCTTTGTGCACGAGCCCTTCGGTGTAATTACCTTTCAAAACGGCATAAGCGGCTTCATCGGCAAAAAGCTCAACCTGTTTTTCTTTTAAAATATGGGTGAGCCGCGGCAGGTCATTAACGCGGTCCGAATGTATAATTAAACAGTCAAGAGCATTACATACGCTTACCCTACGGGTTTTAGCATTTGCAATAATTTCCGCGCCTTTCTCCAGATCGCCCGATTCATCAAAGTAAGTATGAACAATACCTGCACCGGTTTCAATTACCGGCACTTTGCTGTTATCACGTACAAAATCTATGAGCGACTGGCTCCCGCGGGGTATCAAAACATCTACCTTACCAATAGCATTTAACAATGCCGCGGTGGCTTCGCGCTCTGCGGGCAGCAGGGTTACCACATTAGTATCCAAACCGTGTGCAAGTAATACTTTATGAATAACAGCTATGATGGCTCTGTTTGAAAAATCGGCATCGCTGCCACCTTTTAAAATGCTGATGTTGCCGGTTTTGAAACACAGGGCAAATACATCAAATGTTACGTTAGGGCGTGCTTCGTAAATAACTCCAACTACACCTAATGGCACGCTGACCTTAGTAATTGATAAACCGTTGGGCATATGTGTTTCGGATAACTGTTTGCCTAAAGGACTATCTAACAGAGCCACATTGATCATATCGCCTGCAATAGCTTCAATTCTTGCGGCGGTAAGTTTCAGCCGGTCATATTTGGGATCGGCCGGATCCATACGATCAAGATCCTTTTGGTTTTCGGCCAGCAGATGGTCGGTTTGAGCTATGGCTTCGGCAGCCACATCCCTTAACACCTGGTTTATAAGTGCAGGAGCAAGCGTTGGCTTTCTGCCGGCTATAAGCGCGTCCTGAAAATAGTTATCGTAATTCATATATTAACCCTGTAAATAAAGATAATCATAATGCACTAAAGGCTTTTGATTTTTCACCCCAATTCTTTCCCTGGCTTTATCGGCTCCGTATTCGGCAATGCCTAAGCCAACAGATTTGTTTTTTTCGTCTATCAGCTTAATAATATCGCCTTTTTTAAAATCGGTTATTACCTTGATAATACCTATCGGCAGTAAACTGGTAGCTTTATTTGATATTAATGCAGCTTTGGCGCCATCGTTAACCTGTACAATGCCGGTTGCCGACTTTTCAGAATGTGCTATCCACTTCTTTTTGCCCGATGCTATTTTATTAGGAACAAACCGGGTATGAATAACCTTATTTTCCAATACATCGGTTAAAATATTGTCGCGGGTTCCGTTGGCAATATGAACAGCTATACCTAATTGTGCCGTTTTTTGCGACATGGTTGATTTGGTGATCATGCCACCACGGCCAAACTGCGAACGGCCCGAAGAAACAAATGTGGCAAAGTCAACAACTGACCCGCTAACTTCTTCAATTACTGCAGAACCGGGGGCTTTTGGGTCGCCATTATAAATGCCATCAACATTGGTTAAAACAATAAGGGCCTGCGCATTCAGCATAGAAGCAATAAGACCTGCAAGCTCATCATTGTCGGTAAACATCAGTTCGGTCACCGATACCACGTCATTTTCATTAACAACCGGGATTACCTGGTGTTGTAATAGTAGTTCCAGGCAGTTTTTCATGTTCAGGTAATGCATCCTGTCCCTGAAATCTTCTTTGGTAACCAATACCTGCGAACAAAGTATATCAAAACGTTCAAAAAGATGGGAGTACGTATTGATGAGTTTAACCTGACCTATAGAAGCCAATAATTGTCTTGCGGCTATGGCATCATATTTTTCAGAAATGCTGATCAGGCTTCTGCCAGAGGCTACCGCGCCAGAGGAAACCAGTATTACTTCCTTTCCTTGTTTCTTTATCGCGGCTATTTGTCCAACTAAATGTTCTATCCTTTCCAAATCGGGGAGCCCGTTTTCCTGGGTAAAAACATTTGAGCCAATTTTGATAATGATACGCTGATAATTGAAAGCCATTCCTGATTACGTTGATATGCAAATATTGATAAAAATGATCGATATAAATTGATTATTAAGTCAAAAAAATCAAAAATGATACAGAAAAAGTTTAAATTGATATAAAATTACTTTTTTATGTGGTTTTTGGTTTGTTTTTGAGTGATTTATGTATTGTGAGTATTTAATTTGATATCTTTTTGATCTGTTTCTGTTTAAAATTGGTTTTATCTGCATGGTTTTTAATGAAAAATGCTTGATTTTGACTTTTCAATAAACTAAGTTACTGATATATAGATGTAACAAATTTAGGGTTATCAATCACAATAGGAGAGACCAGAGCGAATTTGGCAGTTTGAAATAAAACGCGTTGCGACACAAAAATTCATAACCAAACCCAAGAGTGATTATTAAAAACTAAAAAAAGAAGAAAAAAATTTGGAAATAGTAAAATTTTCCTATTTTTGTCGACTAATTCTATAGATTATGTATTATTACTGCAAGAATAAAACTATTCATACACCCCAAATGCAGCAGTTTGTCATGTGTTGTTGCTGATTGCGTTAGCCCTGCATCTATCAAACACATTAATCAACGTTATTTAAAAACCACCACCTCCTTACTTCATGAAAATTTTTACAAATTCACTAAAGGTCATAGTGCTTTTACTTACCCTTATACCTGCCGTAAGCTATGCTCAGCTTAATGGCTCCTATATTTTAAGCGGAAAGGTGAATGACGACCATGGGCAGCCCTTAGTAGGAACTACGGTTACCATTAAGGGTACTACCAATAAAGCCGCAACAGACAGCACCGGTAAATTTTCGTTAACAACCAGTGCCAAATTACCTTATACACTGGTTTTTACCGCGGTTGGCTTTCAGTCGCAGGAGTTTTATATTAAAAATGCCAACAGTGCTTTAAATATTCAGTTAACTACGCAGTCGTTATTGATAAATGAGGTAGTCGTTACCGCATCGCGCAAGGAAGAGAAATTGATGCGCTCACCCGTAGCTATCGAAAAATTGAGTATCAACGCCCTTAAACAATCGCCTGGCCCAAGTTTTTACGATGCACTTGAAAATGTAAAAGGCGTACAAATGACCACCACCAGTATTACGCTCAAAGTACCTAACACCCGCGGATTCAACAGTCCCAACAACTTCAGGTTTATGCAGTTGGTTGATGGGGTAGATATGCAGTCGGCTACGCTTGGTGTACCATTGGGTAACGCCATTGGCCCAACCGAGCTGGATATTGCCAGTATTGAAATTACCCCGGGCGCTGCGGCAGCGTTATATGGCACAAATGCTATTAACGGTTTATCAAACCTGTTTACCAAAGATCCGTTTAAATACCAGGGTTTAAGTTTTTATCACCGCCAGGGTTTAAACCATGTTGGTAACGATGCTTTGGGCGCAAGTTCACTTACTGAAGACGCTTTACGTTTTGCCAAGGCATTTAATGATAAGTTTGCCTTTAAAGTTAACTTTAGCTATCTGCAGGGTACCGACTGGCAATCAAATACCATAAAAGACCAAAACCCGCAGAACCTGAAAACGGCCAATCCGGCTTATCCGGAATTAAGCGGCGCAAGCAATGCGGCTTACGATGGGTGGAACAAATACGGTGATGATGCCCTTGCCGGAAGTAATACGGTAGTTGTAAAGGGTATAGTAGTGGATGGTGTTGCAAGGCCAAACCTTACTGTAGCCCGTACCGGTTATAATGAGATTGATCTGGTTGATCCGAAGGTATCTAACTTAAAAGTAGATGGAACCCTGGCGTATAAAATAACTCCTAATACTGTATTGTCATATACTTATCGTTATGGCAGGATGGATGGCGTTTTTCAACGTGGTAACAAAATTTCGCTTGACGGTGCTACCGTACAAAACCATAAAGTGGAGTTAAAAGGGAAAGACTTTCTGGTTAGGGCTTATGAGTCGATTGAAAATACAGGAAATTCATTTAACGTTAAACCGCTGGCAGATAACCTCGACCTGAATCACGCCAGTAACTCGGCATGGGGTACAATATTTAAAAACGCGCTTACAGCTTATGGTAATGCCAATGGAGGTTTAACTTCGGCAAACCTCGCCGCTGCAGAACAGGCCGCCCGTAAGGCCGCTGATGCAGGCAGAGTTGAGCCAGGCACTCCTGAGTTTAACGCGTTACGGAAAACTATTATAGGAATTAATAACTGGGATATTAAATCGAGCCTGATACCTGATGCCCCTGCTACCGGTGGTGCTGCTTTAGTTCAAAAAAGCCACATGTTTAATGCCGAAGCTCAATGGGACCTAAGCAGTAAAGTAAAAGTTGTTGACCTGCTGGCAGGTGGTGATGTGCGTGTTTATTCGATCATTCCGGATGGTAATAACTTTGTTGACTTTAGCCGTCCTATTGCAGATAGGAACACCCCGTTAACCGATGGCTCTTTTGGCAAAAATGTGATCTATAAAAAATACGGCGCTTTTACCCAGGTTACCAAAACTTTTTTTGATAACAAGCTGAAATTATTTGGTTCTATCAGGTGGGATTATAATCCTTATTTCGATCCTAAATTTACCCCTCGTTTGGCTGCTGTTTACACTGTTAATGAAAATCACAACTTCAGGTTTACTTTCCAAAATGGTTACCGTTTCCCATCATTGTTCGAGGCTTTATCTTATGTGAATAATGGTCGTGTAAAACGTGTGGGAAGCCTGCCGTTTATTAACGACGGACTTGGGTATTTAGGTAACAGCTATACACAATCGTCGGTAACTGCCTTTAACGCCGCTGTAAACGCTGCTCCGGGTAGCGCAAGCGGTACAGATGCTACCGCGCTCGCCAACAGAAACCTGTTAAAAGTGGCCGACCTGCCACCTGCAAGGCCTGAGCAAATTACCTCATACGAAATTGGGTATAAAGGCATCGTGGCCAATAACAAGGTATTTATTGATATAGATGCGTATACCAACCGATATGACGGCTTTTTAGGCCAGGTTCAGGTATTTGTACCCAATGGCGCTACCGTTGGCTCAGATGCAGCCGTACTATCTATGCTTGACATTAACCGCGACCCAACTACAGGCAGTGCAACAAATGCGCCCAGCCAGGGCCAGAGCAGGTACCGCGTGTACACCAACGCCAAAAATATTTATCATAACTATGGCTCATCTGCAGGTTTAACCTATAATTTTTATAAAAGGTACACCATATCGGGCAATGTGAGCTTTAACAAATTAAAAGCTCAAACAGCTTCAGATATTTTTGTAACCGGCTTTAATACACCAGAATGGTCAGGTAACGTGTCTTTCGGTAATCGTGAGGTAGCTAAAAACCTTGGCTTCAACATCGTATACAAATGGCAGGAATCGTTCTTATGGGAAAGCCCGCTCGTGACAGGTACCGTACCTGCCATAGGCACTTTAGATGCGCAGGTTACTTATCGCGTGCCGGTATACTATGCTACCTTTAAATTGGGCGCGAGCAACATATTCAACAAACGCTATATCCAGTATGCCGGTGGGCCAACAATTGGTGGCTTATATTACGTATCGGTTACACTTGATGGTTTGCTAAGCAAACAACAGCAATAGTACTTTTTAATACGTTTTATATAGTTTTTTTAAGGTGGATGGGCAGAAATGTTCATCCATTTTTTTGTATAATAAGATTTATCTTTTTGTAAAAGCGATCTTAACCCCCATCAGAATAAAGGTAACTGCAGAAAACTTATTTAACCAATTGCCCATTTCAGGGTTTAATTTTAGTTTAACAGAAAGAGATCCTGCAAAAAAGGTTAATACCATAAACCATAATAAACCGATGAACGCATAAGTAATCCCCAGAAAGATAAAGGGGATTGCGCTATGGATATATGCCGGATGTATAAACTGAGGAAAAAACGCCAGAAAAAAAATGGCAACCTTAGGGTTTAATGTATTGGTAAAAACGGCGGATATAAAAGTGTTCTTTGCAGAAGATGGTTCATCCGGTTCAGATGAGGCTAATAAATTCTGTTTGGTAAACAACTTGCTAATGCCCATGTAAATGAGATAGGCCGCTCCTAAATATTTAATAATACTAAACGCCATGGCCGATTGCGCTAAAATAAGCGACAGCCCGAAAGCGGCCAGGGTAGTATGCACCAATACTCCTGTACTAATCCCCAGCGTTGCATATATGCCAGATTTTCTGCCTTGTGTAATTGATTTGTTCAGGATGAACATGGTATCAATCCCCGGAGAAATTATAAACACGAAAGAGGCAACCATAAATGCCGGAAAATTAATAATGCTCATACTCCGCAAATTTAATTATCTGTTTTGGTTTGGAAATAAAAAAAGCCGGAGATCAATTGATCAGCCGGCTTAGGTGTATAATTAAAAAAGCACCTTTAATGTTGTTTTACCTCATGTAATCCGCATTCTTTTTTTGATTGATCTTCCCACCACCAGCGACCGGCCCGGAAATCCTCACCTTCGGCTACGGCACGGGTACAGGGGGCACATCCTATGCTTGGGAAGCCTTTATCGTGAAGTGAATTATAAGGAATATTATATTGTTTGATGTAAGCCTTCACATCGTCTAACGTCCAGTTAAAAATAGGGTGGAACTTTACCAGTTCGTTCTGCTCGTCCCATTCCACGTTTTCCATATCATGGCGGTTAGCCGACTGATCGGCACGGATGCCGGTTACCCACAGCTTATTGCCTTTGAGCGCTCTTTTTAGAGGCTCAATTTTACGAATGCCACAGCACTCCTTACGGTTTTCAACAGACTCGTAAAAGCTGTTCGGGCCCTTTTTGTTTACCATTTCCGCCACCAGGTCCTGGTTAGGGAAATAGGCGTATATAGGCTGTTTGTACCTGTCCATAGTGCTTGACCATACAGAATATGTTTCACGGAAAAGTCTGCCGGTTTCTAATGTAAAAACCTTAATAGGTATGTTGTTGGCAAATATCATGTGGCTTATAGCCTGATCTTCCCAGCCAAAGCTGGTGGAGAATACGATCTCTCCCGGAAAAAGCTCCGCCAACTGCCTGAGCGCATCCACAGGCTCAAGTCCGGCAGTTATATTTTTTATTTGTTTGATAACGTCGCTCATGTTATAAAACTTTTGAAACAAAAGTAAAAATTGATTTCAGGCTTACCAGTATAACAATTATACCTACCGAAACCATGATTGTTTTTGTTGATATCTTATTAGAAATACGGGCTGCTATAGGTGCCGCCAGCGCACTGCCCAGTATAAGGCCTGCTACTGCCTGCCAATGATCGCTGCTTACCATGGTGATGAAGGTTAAAGAACCCATCATCGCGATAAAGAACCTCGACAACTTCACCGTACCCAGTGAAAAACGGGGACTACGGCCGCCGGCTATCAATGTTGATAATACAATAGAACCCCAGCCACCACCGCCAACAGCATCAATAAAACCGCCGCCTAAACCAAGCAACGAAATGCGTTTTACCTTATCAGCTGATTTTTTGCGCTTAACGTTAAAGGCCTTTGATAGTATAACCATACCTAATATCAAAGTATATAAAGAAACCACAGGTTTGGTGTACTGACTATAGTGCTCTAATGAGGATAGCAGGTAGGCACCGGTAACCGCGCCTATAATGCCGGGGATAACCAATAATTTAAATAATTTCCAGTTAATGTTACCCATGCGGTAATGCATCCAACCGGCAATGCCACAGCTCATTATCTCCGATAGGTGAACCCCCATACTGGCAGATGCCGGCGGAATACCCATAGACAGTGAAAATGTAGTAGAAGTAACACCATATGACATGCCAATAGCCCCATCTATCATCGCGAACACAAACCCGGCGCCTAAAAAGTAATAAAATATAGGATCGATGCCGGTTACAAAATCTTTAAATACGGGTTCCTTTAAATAAAGCGTTGTTACTACAATAGCTATGGATATAATAATAGTTGACCATATCAACCAGATGAAATTTTTATTAACCTTTGCCTTGGGCTCAACTAATATGGAGGTTACGCTATTTAATTTTTTAACCTTATAGGCAAAATCGCCGGTCAGGGTATTCCTGAGTTCGCTCATTTGCTGTAGGCTGATGTCAAGCTCATCGGGCAGGCTCTCATTCAAAACCTCTTTTAAACGCTTGGCTATAGTTGGCGATTTTCCATTGGTTGAAATGGCCAGTTTAAGGTCGCCCTTTTGTACTATCGAAGCCAGGTAAAAATCGCAAAGCTCGGGTTTGTCTGCTACGTTAATGAGTAATTTACGATCATGTGCCGATTGACGGATGTAATTATTCAGGTCGCTGTCATTAGTAGCGGCTATTACCACTTCTGCAGTATGAAGGTCCTCATCAGCAAATGATTTTTGAATAATATTTACCCCTTCATGCTGTGCTGCAAGAGCGTGTACTTCGGGCAAAAATTCACGCGAAATAACTGTTACCCTTGCCTGGTTACTGTTATTTAAAATAGCGGTTAGTTTTTCTAAACCAACGTTGCCGCCACCAACCAGTACGGTATGCAAGTCATTCAGCTTTAAAAAAACTGGAAACAATTGATTGCCACCGGTTTCCTCGTTCTGAATCTTAGTCAAGCTGCTATCCTTTGGCAATAATGTCATACTCTTTTTTATTTAGCGGGATCATTATTGTACCAACGCTTCTCTTTTAGCCTTGCTTTTTTCTAAAAATTCGGTAGCCTGCGCTAAATATGTTTGAGCAAATTCAGCTGATGGCTCGTGCTGATTGATCTGTAATATCAGGTCGTTAAAGCTGCTTGGTAGATCAAATTCGCCATTGCTTACATAGTTATTATCGAACTCACGTACAACGCCTATTTGTGTGCTGGCATTTATGCTTTTATCTAACAATAATGCTTTTGCAGAACTTAAAAATACATTGTAAGCATGGTAAATGGCATCTGACCATGCACCTGCTTCAAATGATTGATTTGCCCAGCCCAATTTTTCTTCCGACTCGTAAAGCAGGGTGGCTACAAGGTCAATGATCACACCGGCGCACTCACCAACGCCTATAGCGCTTACATAGGTTTCCTGGTGGCCCCAGTCAACAAATTCATCCTCGGTAAGGGTGGTTAAATCGGCAAGAGGTTTTAATAGCCTGTAAAAATAATCTTTACCCTGCCTGTCATAGTAGGCATGGAAAGTTTCACCTTCTTCAGACAATGCTTTGAAATCATCAAGCACAGCCCTTAAAACATCGGTAGCTCTTTTTGATGGAACCTTGATCACGCGTTCAGCAGCACGGCCAACACCATCACCAACAGTACCGCCGCCTAGCATAACTTGTACAGAGGGAAGTACCCTTGTACCGGCTTTAAGCGAGCTCCCGTGGAAACCGATATGCGCTATACCATGCTGACCGCATGAATTCATACAGCCACTTATTTTTATCTTGATATCGCGGTTATAAATAAAATCTTCGTATTCATTATAAATCAGGTCTTCCAGTACCCGCGCCATCGTCATACTGTTTGATATGCCCAGGTTACAGGTATCAGTGCCGGGACAGGTGG
This window contains:
- a CDS encoding TonB-dependent receptor — translated: MKIFTNSLKVIVLLLTLIPAVSYAQLNGSYILSGKVNDDHGQPLVGTTVTIKGTTNKAATDSTGKFSLTTSAKLPYTLVFTAVGFQSQEFYIKNANSALNIQLTTQSLLINEVVVTASRKEEKLMRSPVAIEKLSINALKQSPGPSFYDALENVKGVQMTTTSITLKVPNTRGFNSPNNFRFMQLVDGVDMQSATLGVPLGNAIGPTELDIASIEITPGAAAALYGTNAINGLSNLFTKDPFKYQGLSFYHRQGLNHVGNDALGASSLTEDALRFAKAFNDKFAFKVNFSYLQGTDWQSNTIKDQNPQNLKTANPAYPELSGASNAAYDGWNKYGDDALAGSNTVVVKGIVVDGVARPNLTVARTGYNEIDLVDPKVSNLKVDGTLAYKITPNTVLSYTYRYGRMDGVFQRGNKISLDGATVQNHKVELKGKDFLVRAYESIENTGNSFNVKPLADNLDLNHASNSAWGTIFKNALTAYGNANGGLTSANLAAAEQAARKAADAGRVEPGTPEFNALRKTIIGINNWDIKSSLIPDAPATGGAALVQKSHMFNAEAQWDLSSKVKVVDLLAGGDVRVYSIIPDGNNFVDFSRPIADRNTPLTDGSFGKNVIYKKYGAFTQVTKTFFDNKLKLFGSIRWDYNPYFDPKFTPRLAAVYTVNENHNFRFTFQNGYRFPSLFEALSYVNNGRVKRVGSLPFINDGLGYLGNSYTQSSVTAFNAAVNAAPGSASGTDATALANRNLLKVADLPPARPEQITSYEIGYKGIVANNKVFIDIDAYTNRYDGFLGQVQVFVPNGATVGSDAAVLSMLDINRDPTTGSATNAPSQGQSRYRVYTNAKNIYHNYGSSAGLTYNFYKRYTISGNVSFNKLKAQTASDIFVTGFNTPEWSGNVSFGNREVAKNLGFNIVYKWQESFLWESPLVTGTVPAIGTLDAQVTYRVPVYYATFKLGASNIFNKRYIQYAGGPTIGGLYYVSVTLDGLLSKQQQ
- the proB gene encoding glutamate 5-kinase — encoded protein: MAFNYQRIIIKIGSNVFTQENGLPDLERIEHLVGQIAAIKKQGKEVILVSSGAVASGRSLISISEKYDAIAARQLLASIGQVKLINTYSHLFERFDILCSQVLVTKEDFRDRMHYLNMKNCLELLLQHQVIPVVNENDVVSVTELMFTDNDELAGLIASMLNAQALIVLTNVDGIYNGDPKAPGSAVIEEVSGSVVDFATFVSSGRSQFGRGGMITKSTMSQKTAQLGIAVHIANGTRDNILTDVLENKVIHTRFVPNKIASGKKKWIAHSEKSATGIVQVNDGAKAALISNKATSLLPIGIIKVITDFKKGDIIKLIDEKNKSVGLGIAEYGADKARERIGVKNQKPLVHYDYLYLQG
- a CDS encoding phosphoadenylyl-sulfate reductase — protein: MSDVIKQIKNITAGLEPVDALRQLAELFPGEIVFSTSFGWEDQAISHMIFANNIPIKVFTLETGRLFRETYSVWSSTMDRYKQPIYAYFPNQDLVAEMVNKKGPNSFYESVENRKECCGIRKIEPLKRALKGNKLWVTGIRADQSANRHDMENVEWDEQNELVKFHPIFNWTLDDVKAYIKQYNIPYNSLHDKGFPSIGCAPCTRAVAEGEDFRAGRWWWEDQSKKECGLHEVKQH
- a CDS encoding TSUP family transporter; amino-acid sequence: MTKIQNEETGGNQLFPVFLKLNDLHTVLVGGGNVGLEKLTAILNNSNQARVTVISREFLPEVHALAAQHEGVNIIQKSFADEDLHTAEVVIAATNDSDLNNYIRQSAHDRKLLINVADKPELCDFYLASIVQKGDLKLAISTNGKSPTIAKRLKEVLNESLPDELDISLQQMSELRNTLTGDFAYKVKKLNSVTSILVEPKAKVNKNFIWLIWSTIIISIAIVVTTLYLKEPVFKDFVTGIDPIFYYFLGAGFVFAMIDGAIGMSYGVTSTTFSLSMGIPPASASMGVHLSEIMSCGIAGWMHYRMGNINWKLFKLLVIPGIIGAVTGAYLLSSLEHYSQYTKPVVSLYTLILGMVILSKAFNVKRKKSADKVKRISLLGLGGGFIDAVGGGGWGSIVLSTLIAGGRSPRFSLGTVKLSRFFIAMMGSLTFITMVSSDHWQAVAGLILGSALAAPIAARISNKISTKTIMVSVGIIVILVSLKSIFTFVSKVL
- a CDS encoding glutamate-5-semialdehyde dehydrogenase, translated to MNYDNYFQDALIAGRKPTLAPALINQVLRDVAAEAIAQTDHLLAENQKDLDRMDPADPKYDRLKLTAARIEAIAGDMINVALLDSPLGKQLSETHMPNGLSITKVSVPLGVVGVIYEARPNVTFDVFALCFKTGNISILKGGSDADFSNRAIIAVIHKVLLAHGLDTNVVTLLPAEREATAALLNAIGKVDVLIPRGSQSLIDFVRDNSKVPVIETGAGIVHTYFDESGDLEKGAEIIANAKTRRVSVCNALDCLIIHSDRVNDLPRLTHILKEKQVELFADEAAYAVLKGNYTEGLVHKADPEHFGTEFLSMKMAIKTVDSFTQALEHIAVNGSKHSEAIISENADHIATFLNDVDAAAVYANVSTAFTDGAQFGLGAEIGISTQKLHARGPMGLDELTSYKWIVRGNGQTRNP
- a CDS encoding LysE family translocator, encoding MSIINFPAFMVASFVFIISPGIDTMFILNKSITQGRKSGIYATLGISTGVLVHTTLAAFGLSLILAQSAMAFSIIKYLGAAYLIYMGISKLFTKQNLLASSEPDEPSSAKNTFISAVFTNTLNPKVAIFFLAFFPQFIHPAYIHSAIPFIFLGITYAFIGLLWFMVLTFFAGSLSVKLKLNPEMGNWLNKFSAVTFILMGVKIAFTKR